The following are encoded in a window of Manihot esculenta cultivar AM560-2 chromosome 8, M.esculenta_v8, whole genome shotgun sequence genomic DNA:
- the LOC110620254 gene encoding uncharacterized protein LOC110620254 gives MTEMGDAAKESSCSGSSSNSRKKLRRRRGGCESLEDTLDKWKKRNKLGEIRKPPSKGSRKGCMRGKGGPDNQSCRYRGVRQRVWGKWVAEIREPAGKFSLLNDARGHRRWLGTFATAIEAAQAYDSAAKAMYGSNAILNFPDYNSETESRTTSNSRDDNHIEKTKNHSCGVGGFKEQNGKSKEAESISRLKDEGSISRADYRSSTDLVKAEPMVKGTKEEFARVMESRGHYLQSEMKNVKAELSTDYECSNEIKEELGRSMESNQHDGLNNMHMPIYKDDDLRIDCKPFNDVEKLMMRKVMEGEGSSYCNPLEVRHDNMSIDFRDMNCYQELDLKCGINSALQAERTYDHDHFQLGSANYQQSNLAYQFQKQNPIADLLDCQNQTEEAKGSVDCSFNLWEPEFNWGSMEELGLMEPWDFGF, from the coding sequence ATGACTGAAATGGGGGATGCAGCCAAGGAGAGTTCTTGTTCAGGGAGTAGTAGCAACAGTAGGAAGAAATTGCGGAGGAGACGCGGTGGTTGTGAATCGCTGGAGGATACACTTGATAAAtggaagaaaagaaataaacttGGTGAAATTCGTAAGCCTCCATCTAAGGGCTCAAGAAAAGGTTGTATGCGAGGAAAAGGCGGGCCGGATAATCAGAGTTGCAGATATAGAGGTGTTAGACAGAGAGTCTGGGGCAAATGGGTTGCAGAAATTCGAGAACCTGCCGGAAAGTTTAGCTTATTGAATGATGCACGTGGGCATAGACGTTGGTTGGGTACATTTGCTACCGCCATTGAAGCAGCTCAAGCTTATGACTCTGCAGCGAAAGCTATGTATGGTTCTAATGCCATCCTTAATTTCCCTGACTACAATTCGGAAACTGAGTCTAGAACAACTTCAAATAGTCGTGATGATAATCATATTGAGAAAACGAAAAACCATAGTTGTGGGGTTGGCGGATTCAAAGAACAAAATGGAAAATCAAAGGAAGCAGAGAGCATTTCAAGATTGAAAGATGAGGGAAGTATTTCAAGAGCTGATTACAGATCTTCTACTGATCTTGTTAAAGCTGAACCAATGGTGAAAGGAACGAAAGAGGAATTTGCAAGAGTTATGGAATCCCGTGGACATTACTTGCAGAGTGAGATGAAAAATGTGAAAGCTGAATTAAGCACTGATTATGAGTGTTCTaatgaaataaaagaagagCTTGGGAGAAGTATGGAATCAAATCAACATGATGGGTTGAACAATATGCATATGCCAATCTATAAGGACGATGATTTGAGAATTGATTGTAAGCCCTTTAACGATGTTGAGAAGCTGATGATGAGAAAAGTAATGGAGGGAGAAGGGTCCAGTTACTGTAATCCCCTCGAAGTTAGACATGACAATATGAGCATTGATTTCAGAGACATGAACTGCTATCAGGAACTTGATCTCAAGTGTGGCATTAACTCTGCACTGCAAGCAGAGAGGACTTATGACCATGATCACTTCCAATTGGGTTCTGCAAATTACCAGCAGAGCAATCTTGCTTATCAATTTCAGAAGCAGAACCCAATAGCTGATCTTCTAGACTGCCAGAATCAAACAGAAGAAGCAAAGGGAAGCGTGGATTGTAGTTTCAACTTATGGGAACCTGAGTTTAATTGGGGTTCAATGGAAGAGCTAGGATTGATGGAACCATGGGATTTTGGATTCTAG
- the LOC110620055 gene encoding macrophage migration inhibitory factor homolog isoform X2 has protein sequence MPCLNLSTNVSLDGVDTSAILSEATSTVAKLIGKPESYVMIVLKGSVPIAFGGTEQPAAYGELVSIGGLSPDVNKKLSAAIATILETKLSVPKSRFFLKFYDTKGSNFGWNGSTF, from the exons ATGCCTTGTCTGAACCTTTCAACCAACGTTAGTCTCGACGGCGTTGATACCTCCGCCATCCTCTCTGAAGCCACCTCCACCGTCGCCAAGCTCATCGGCAAGCCCGAGTCC TATGTGATGATTGTGTTGAAGGGATCAGTTCCCATAGCTTTTGGTGGAACTGAGCAGCCAGCAGCTTATGGTGAGTTGGTGTCCATTGGTGGCCTTAGCCCTGATGTGAACAAAAAGCTGAGTGCTGCAATTGCGACAATCCTTGAGACAAAGTTGTCAGTGCCCAAGTCACGATTCTTCCTCAAGTTTTATGACACCAAG GGTTCCAACTTTGGATGGAATGGATCCACATTCTAA
- the LOC110620055 gene encoding macrophage migration inhibitory factor homolog isoform X1 codes for MPCLNLSTNVSLDGVDTSAILSEATSTVAKLIGKPESYVMIVLKGSVPIAFGGTEQPAAYGELVSIGGLSPDVNKKLSAAIATILETKLSVPKSRFFLKFYDTKAHQSQEYAQCLHALHQH; via the exons ATGCCTTGTCTGAACCTTTCAACCAACGTTAGTCTCGACGGCGTTGATACCTCCGCCATCCTCTCTGAAGCCACCTCCACCGTCGCCAAGCTCATCGGCAAGCCCGAGTCC TATGTGATGATTGTGTTGAAGGGATCAGTTCCCATAGCTTTTGGTGGAACTGAGCAGCCAGCAGCTTATGGTGAGTTGGTGTCCATTGGTGGCCTTAGCCCTGATGTGAACAAAAAGCTGAGTGCTGCAATTGCGACAATCCTTGAGACAAAGTTGTCAGTGCCCAAGTCACGATTCTTCCTCAAGTTTTATGACACCAAG GCCCATCAAAGTCAAGAGTATGCACAGTGTTTGCATGCTTTACACCAGCACTAG